The Saccharomyces cerevisiae S288C chromosome VII, complete sequence genome includes a region encoding these proteins:
- the SPT6 gene encoding chromatin-remodeling histone chaperone SPT6 (Histone chaperone; regulates chromatin structure, transcription, mRNA 3'-end formation and genome stability; role in chromatin remodeling and nucleosome assembly; required for initiation of DNA replication, promoting origin licensing through MCM helicase loading; required for fidelity of promoter selection through maintenance of chromatin structure during transcription; required for H3K36 trimethylation but not dimethylation by Set2p) produces MEETGDSKLVPRDEEEIVNDNDETKAPSEEEEGEDVFDSSEEDEDIDEDEDEARKVQEGFIVNDDDENEDPGTSISKKRRKHKRREREEDDRLSEDDLDLLMENAGVERTKASSSSGKFKRLKRVGDEGNAAESESDNVAASRQDSTSKLEDFFSEDEEEEESGLRNGRNNEYGRDEEDHENRNRTADKGGILDELDDFIEDDEFSDEDDETRQRRIQEKKLLREQSIKQPTQITGLSSDKIDEMYDIFGDGHDYDWALEIENEELENGNDNNEAEEEEIDEETGAIKSTKKKISLQDIYDLEDLKKNLMTEGDMKIRKTDIPERYQELRAGITDYGNMSSEDQELERNWIAEKISVDKNFDANYDLTEFKEAIGNAIKFITKENLEVPFIYAYRRNYISSREKDGFLLTEDDLWDIVSLDIEFHSLVNKKDYVQRFYAELHIDDPIVTEYFKNQNTASIAELNSLQDIYDYLEFKYANEINEMFINHTGKTGKKHLKNSSYEKFKASPLYQAVSDIGISAEDVGENISSQHQIHPPVDHPSSKPVEVIESILNANSGDLQVFTSNTKLAIDTVQKYYSLELSKNTKIREKVRSDFSKYYLADVVLTAKGKKEIQKGSLYEDIKYAINRTPMHFRRDPDVFLKMVEAESLNLLSVKLHMSSQAQYIEHLFQIALETTNTSDIAIEWNNFRKLAFNQAMDKIFQDISQEVKDNLTKNCQKLVAKTVRHKFMTKLDQAPFIPNVRDPKIPKILSLTCGQGRFGADAIIAVYVNRKGDFIRDYKIVDNPFDKTNPEKFEDTLDNIIQSCQPNAIGINGPNPKTQKFYKRLQEVLHKKQIVDSRGHTIPIIYVEDEVAIRYQNSERAAQEFPNKPPLVKYCIALARYMHSPLLEYANLTSEEVRSLSIHPHQNLLSSEQLSWALETAFVDIVNLVSVEVNKATDNNYYASALKYISGFGKRKAIDFLQSLQRLNEPLLARQQLITHNILHKTIFMNSAGFLYISWNEKRQKYEDLEHDQLDSTRIHPEDYHLATKVAADALEYDPDTIAEKEEQGTMSEFIELLREDPDRRAKLESLNLESYAEELEKNTGLRKLNNLNTIVLELLDGFEELRNDFHPLQGDEIFQSLTGESEKTFFKGSIIPVRVERFWHNDIICTTNSEVECVVNAQRHAGAQLRRPANEIYEIGKTYPAKVIYIDYANITAEVSLLDHDVKQQYVPISYSKDPSIWDLKQELEDAEEERKLMMAEARAKRTHRVINHPYYFPFNGRQAEDYLRSKERGEFVIRQSSRGDDHLVITWKLDKDLFQHIDIQELEKENPLALGKVLIVDNQKYNDLDQIIVEYLQNKVRLLNEMTSSEKFKSGTKKDVVKFIEDYSRVNPNKSVYYFSLNHDNPGWFYLMFKINANSKLYTWNVKLTNTGYFLVNYNYPSVIQLCNGFKTLLKSNSSKNRMNNYR; encoded by the coding sequence ATGGAAGAGACGGGAGATTCGAAGCTGGTCCCTAGGGACGAGGAAGAAATAGTAAATGACAACGATGAAACTAAAGCGCCTAgtgaggaagaagaaggagaagATGTCTTTGACTCCTCTGAGGAAGACgaagatattgatgaagacgaagatgaGGCAAGAAAAGTGCAAGAAGGCTTCATTGTcaacgatgatgatgaaaatgaagaccCAGGAACAAgtatttccaaaaaaagaagaaaacataaaagaagagaaagagaagaagatgatcGACTATCCGAAGATGATTTGGATTTGTTAATGGAGAATGCTGGTGTTGAACGTACCAAAGCGAGCTCCTCTTCaggaaaatttaaaagattAAAGAGAGTAGGAGATGAAGGAAACGCTGCAGAATCAGAAAGTGACAACGTCGCTGCATCAAGGCAAGATTCTACGTCTAAATTGGaagatttcttttctgaagatgaagaagaagaagaatctgGTTTACGCAACGGTAGGAACAATGAATATGGGcgtgatgaagaagaccATGAAAATAGGAACAGAACAGCTGACAAAGGTGGAATCTTGGACGAATTGGATGATTTcattgaagatgatgaattttctGATGAGGACGACGAAACCAGACAAAGGAGGatccaagaaaagaagctttTAAGAGAACAATCCATCAAACAACCTACACAGATTACTGGTCTATCGTCGGATAAGATTGACGAGATGTATGACATTTTTGGTGATGGTCATGACTACGATTGGGCTttagaaattgaaaatgaagaactAGAAAATGGTAACGACAACAATGaagctgaagaagaagagatcGATGAAGAAACTGGTGCTATAAAAAGcaccaagaaaaagatatctCTACAAGACATTTATGATTTAGaggatttgaaaaaaaacttgatGACTGAAGGAGACATGAAAATTAGAAAGACAGATATTCCAGAAAGATATCAAGAATTAAGAGCAGGTATTACTGACTACGGAAATATGTCATCGGAGGATCAAGAATTAGAAAGAAACTGGAtagcagaaaaaatttctgtGGATAAGAACTTCGATGCCAATTATGATCTCACTGAATTTAAAGAAGCAATTGGGAACGCAATCAAATTTATCACCAAAGAAAACTTGGAAGTCCCTTTTATATATGCTTACCGTCGTAACTATATTTCCtcaagagaaaaagatgGGTTTCTTTTGACTGAAGATGACCTTTGGGATATAGTTAGCCTTGACATCGAATTTCACAGTCTTGTGAACAAAAAGGATTATGTCCAGAGATTTTATGCAGAATTACATATCGATGATCCTATTGTCACTGAATACTTCAAAAATCAGAATACTGCATCTATTGCGGAACTGAATTCTCTACAGGATATTTATGACTACCTAGAATTCAAATATGCCAACGAAATCAATGAAATGTTTATAAACCACACTGGAAAGACTGGTAAGaaacatttgaaaaattccagttatgaaaaatttaaagcTAGTCCTCTTTATCAAGCGGTTAGTGATATTGGTATATCAGCTGAGGATGTTGGTGAAAATATCAGTTCCCAGCATCAAATCCACCCTCCCGTAGATCATCCAAGTTCCAAACCAGTAGAAGTGATAGAATCTATATTGAATGCAAACAGCGGTGATTTGCAAGTCTTTACGTCCAATACTAAGCTGGCAATTGATACGGTCCAAAAATACTACTCTTTGGAATTGTctaaaaatacaaaaataaggGAAAAAGTTAGATCCgatttttccaaatattATCTGGCTGACGTTGTGTTAACTGCtaaaggtaaaaaagaaattcaaaagggATCTCTGTATGAGGACATAAAATATGCCATCAATAGAACTCCAATGCACTTCCGTAGGGATCCAGAcgtttttttgaaaatggtCGAGGCTGAGTCTTTGAACCTGCTCAGTGTTAAGTTACACATGTCGTCACAAGCCCAATATATAGAGCATTTATTCCAAATTGCACTTGAAACTACCAATACCTCGGACATCGCAATAGAATGGAATAACTTCCGTAAACTGGCATTCAACCAAGCGATGGACAAGATTTTCCAGGATATATCTCAAGAAGTCAAAGACaatttaacaaaaaattgtcaAAAATTGGTAGCCAAGACTGTTCGCCATAAGTTTATGACAAAATTAGACCAGGCTCCATTCATTCCTAATGTCAGGGATccaaaaattccaaaaatcTTATCTTTAACCTGTGGACAGGGTAGATTCGGAGCCGACGCTATAATTGCTGTCTACGTCAACAGAAAGGGTGATTTTATAAGAGATTACAAGATTGTCGACAATCCATTTGATAAGACGAAtcctgaaaaatttgaagacaCCTTGGATAATATCATTCAAAGCTGTCAACCGAATGCCATCGGAATCAATGGCCCTAACCCAAAGactcaaaaattttacaaaagaTTACAAGAAGTTCTACATAAGAAGCAAATCGTCGACAGTAGAGGACATACTATTCCAATCATTTACGTTGAGGACGAAGTCGCTATCCGTTATCAGAATTCCGAAAGAGCTGCTCAAGAATTCCCTAATAAACCTCCTCTAGTTAAATACTGTATCGCCTTGGCGCGCTATATGCATTCCCCATTGTTGGAATATGCTAATTTAACAAGTGAAGAAGTGAGATCATTGTCAATTCATCCACACCAAAATCTGTTATCCTCAGAACAATTGAGTTGGGCTCTTGAAACCGCTTTCGTTGATATTGTCAACCTGGTAAGTGTTGAAGTTAACAAAGCCACAGATAATAATTACTACGCTAGTGCGCTGAAATACATCTCTGGCTTTGGAAAACGTAAAGCTATTGATTTCTTACAGTCCCTTCAAAGGCTAAATGAACCATTACTGGCTCGTCAACAATTAATTACTCATAACATTCTTCACAAGACTATTTTTATGAATTCCGCGGGATTCCTCTATATCTCAtggaatgaaaaaagacaaaaataCGAAGATTTGGAACATGATCAACTAGATAGCACTAGAATTCATCCAGAAGACTACCATTTGGCCACCAAGGTTGCCGCTGATGCTTTAGAATACGATCCTGATACTATTGccgaaaaagaagaacaggGGACTATGAGTGAATTCATTGAACTGTTGAGAGAAGATCCTGACCGTAGAGCTAAACTAGAATCACTAAATCTAGAATCATACGCAGAAGAACTTGAGAAGAATACCGGATTAAGAAAACTTAATAATCTAAATACAATTGTCCTTGAATTGTTGGATggatttgaagaattgagAAATGACTTTCATCCTTTGCAAggtgatgaaattttccaaagtttGACTGGTGAGTCTGAAAAGACGTTTTTCAAGGGTAGTATTATTCCAGTCAGAGTAGAAAGATTCTGGCACAACGATATAATTTGCACTACAAACTCTGAAGTTGAATGTGTAGTAAATGCTCAACGTCACGCAGGTGCACAATTAAGAAGACCTGCAAATGAAATATACGAAATTGGTAAAACATATCCAGCAAAGGTGATATATATTGACTATGCTAATATTACTGCAGAAGTTTCCTTATTAGATCATGATGTCAAACAGCAATATGTTCCAATAAGCTACAGTAAAGATCCTTCCATTTGGGACTTGAAACAAGAACTGGAAGATGCCGAAGAGGAGAGGAAATTGATGATGGCAGAAGCCCGTGCAAAGAGAACACATCGTGTTATCAATCATCCTTACTATTTCCCTTTCAACGGCAGACAGGCTGAGGATTACTTAAGGAGTAAAGAACGTGGTGAATTCGTGATCAGACAGTCTAGCCGAGGTGATGACCACTTGGTTATCACCTGGAAATTGGATAAGGATTTGTTTCAACATATTGATATCcaagaattagaaaaagaaaatcctTTGGCTTTAGGTAAAGTCTTGATTGTCGACAATCAGAAATACAATGATTTAGACCAGATCATTGTAGAATATCTTCAAAACAAGGTAAGGCTCTTGAATGAAATGACATCtagtgaaaaattcaaaagcGGTACTAAGAAAGATGTGGTCAAGTTTATTGAAGACTACTCTAGAGTGAATCCAAATAAGTCTGTGTACTATTTCAGTTTGAACCACGATAACCCTGGTTGGTTTTACTTGATGTTCAAGATTAACGCAAATAGCAAATTATACACATGGAATGTGAAATTAACGAACACTGGTTATTTCCTGGTAAACTACAATTATCCAAGTGTTATCCAGCTTTGTAATGGTTTTAAGACGCTTCTAAAATCTAACAGTAGTAAGAATAGAATGAACAACTACCGTTAG
- a CDS encoding uncharacterized protein (hypothetical protein; green fluorescent protein (GFP)-fusion protein localizes to the cytoplasm), with the protein MADNSTSRFYTNLLIANYLKHNGLEDTLAAFIRETALPLSALEKSDSSNSNVGEIPLEDLQSVVEDRIYYKRRSFKDRFKTLSINDDLAPIDNAKYGIQPWNHSLKFSIDVKLNKSLPKDTLFISATFTEDSKYILLSSATGYLVIYDIEKATSKSFKINEKVKSIVKLYGPIGSSGYQYVCPMNGSFYLLNNDFELVNNAVWKIHARMITHIKICNVTESSWFVITSGMDNFLRLSLLEIKNGNTFLTKLSEIKLASNCTSLNVIANGDGNGQNSFSVFLTRAEYTHIACYSIIDAKNLVHSYNIALNNAEFSTYAFNIRDVMAVDYVHSNTKDTIGLSPSTMLVVATSHKPYMRLILVEIPMNTGHPKAMKLDKVQTYYDKILRNFATEIYQDDFSLPILGKLESSNGVLVGNDEGIYSVDLMTGDSRILNIPGEANSLHDRIKCMDISKDQMRMVAGTSTKSIYILNVIRNAQ; encoded by the coding sequence ATGGCTGACAATTCTACTTCCAGATTTTATACTAATCTATTGATAGCTAATTATCTCAAACATAACGGTCTGGAAGATACATTAGCTGCATTCATAAGGGAGACAGCGTTACCTCTTTCTGCCTTAGAAAAGTCCGATAGTTCAAATAGTAATGTCGGTGAGATACCGCTAGAAGACTTGCAGAGTGTCGTTGAAGATAGGATTTACTACAAAAGACGGTCTTTCAAAGATAGGTTTAAAACTCTTTCAATAAACGATGATTTAGCCCCAATTGACAATGCTAAGTATGGAATTCAACCTTGGAACCATAGTTTGAAATTTAGTATTGATGTaaaattgaacaaatcCTTACCCAAAGATACCTTGTTCATTAGCGCAACTTTTACAGAAGATAGCAAATATATATTACTTTCGTCAGCTACTGGATACCTAGTAATCTACGACATTGAGAAAGCGACGTCGAAGtcatttaaaattaatgaaaaagtcAAGAGCATCGTCAAGCTGTACGGACCCATTGGTAGCTCCGGTTACCAATATGTATGTCCAATGAACGGAAGTTTTTACTTGCTAAATAACGATTTTGAACTGGTGAACAACGCAGTATGGAAAATTCATGCCAGAATGATTACGCATATAAAGATCTGCAATGTTACGGAATCATCTTGGTTTGTTATTACTAGTGGAATGGATAACTTCCTGCGATTGAGTTTGTTGGAGATAAAAAACGGGAACACTTTCCTCACAAAACTCTCCGAAATAAAGTTGGCTTCCAATTGTACGTCGTTGAATGTAATCGCCAACGGTGACGGCAATGGTCAGAATAGTTTCTCTGTGTTTCTTACCAGAGCAGAATACACTCATATAGCATGTTACTCAATTATAGATGCCAAAAATCTTGTCCATTCATACAATATTGCCTTAAACAATGCGGAATTTAGCACGTACGCTTTCAACATTCGAGACGTAATGGCAGTAGATTATGTTCATTCCAATACTAAGGATACGATAGGATTATCACCCAGTACCATGCTAGTTGTAGCCACGTCACATAAACCATACATGAGATTGATTTTAGTAGAAATACCTATGAATACAGGCCATCCAAAGGCAATGAAATTGGATAAAGTTCAGACTTACTACGATAAAATCTTACGAAATTTTGCGACAGAAATATATCAAGATGATTTCTCATTACCAATTCTCGGCAAATTAGAATCTTCTAATGGTGTATTGGTAGGAAATGATGAAGGTATTTACAGTGTTGATTTGATGACTGGTGATTCGAGAATTTTAAATATTCCTGGTGAGGCAAACTCCTTGCACGACAGGATAAAGTGTATGGATATCAGTAAGGACCAAATGAGAATGGTCGCTGGAACGTCTACTAAGTCAATTTACATCCTAAATGTAATCAGAAATGCACAGtaa
- the RPS23A gene encoding 40S ribosomal protein uS12 RPS23A (Ribosomal protein 28 (rp28) of the small (40S) ribosomal subunit; required for translational accuracy; homologous to mammalian ribosomal protein S23 and bacterial S12; RPS23A has a paralog, RPS23B, that arose from the whole genome duplication; deletion of both RPS23A and RPS23B is lethal), giving the protein MGKGKPRGLNSARKLRVHRRNNRWAENNYKKRLLGTAFKSSPFGGSSHAKGIVLEKLGIESKQPNSAIRKCVRVQLIKNGKKVTAFVPNDGCLNFVDENDEVLLAGFGRKGKAKGDIPGVRFKVVKVSGVSLLALWKEKKEKPRS; this is encoded by the exons ATGGGTAAAGGTAAGCCAAGAGGTTTGAACTCTGCTAGAAAGCTACGTGTCCACAGAAGAAACAA CCGTTGGGCCGAAAACAACTACAAGAAGAGATTGTTGGGTACTGCCTTCAAGTCTTCTCCATTCGGTGGTTCTTCTCATGCCAAGGGTATCGTCTTGGAAAAATTGGGTATCGAATCCAAGCAACCTAACTCTGCTATCAGAAAGTGTGTTAGAGTTCAATTAATCAAGAACGGTAAGAAGGTCACTGCTTTCGTTCCAAACGATGGTTGTTTGAACTTTGTCGacgaaaatgatgaagtcTTGCTAGCAGGTTTCGGTAGAAAGGGTAAAGCTAAGGGTGATATTCCAGGTGTTAGATTCAAGGTCGTTAAGGTCTCTGGTGTCTCCTTGTTGGCTTTgtggaaagaaaagaaggaaaagccAAGATCATAA
- the NUP57 gene encoding FG-nucleoporin NUP57 (FG-nucleoporin component of central core of the nuclear pore complex; contributes directly to nucleocytoplasmic transport and maintenance of the nuclear pore complex (NPC) permeability barrier; found in stable complex with Nic96p and two other FG-nucleoproteins (Nsp1p and Nup49p)), which translates to MFGFSGSNNGFGNKPAGSTGFSFGQNNNNTNTQPSASGFGFGGSQPNSGTATTGGFGANQATNTFGSNQQSSTGGGLFGNKPALGSLGSSSTTASGTTATGTGLFGQQTAQPQQSTIGGGLFGNKPTTTTGGLFGNSAQNNSTTSGGLFGNKVGSTGSLMGGNSTQNTSNMNAGGLFGAKPQNTTATTGGLFGSKPQGSTTNGGLFGSGTQNNNTLGGGGLFGQSQQPQTNTAPGLGNTVSTQPSFAWSKPSTGSNLQQQQQQQIQVPLQQTQAIAQQQQLSNYPQQIQEQVLKCKESWDPNTTKTKLRAFVYNKVNETEAILYTKPGHVLQEEWDQAMEKKPSPQTIPIQIYGFEGLNQRNQVQTENVAQARIILNHILEKSTQLQQKHELDTASRILKAQSRNVEIEKRILKLGTQLATLKNRGLPLGIAEEKMWSQFQTLLQRSEDPAGLGKTNELWARLAILKERAKNISSQLDSKLMVFNDDTKNQDSMSKGTGEESNDRINKIVEILTNQQRGITYLNEVLEKDAAIVKKYKNKT; encoded by the coding sequence ATGTTTGGTTTCAGCGGTAGTAATAACGGGTTCGGAAATAAACCAGCTGGTTCGACCGGTTTTTCATTTGGacaaaacaataacaatacaAATACTCAACCTTCGGCTTCAGGATTTGGTTTTGGGGGCAGCCAGCCAAATTCTGGGACGGCTACTACCGGAGGGTTTGGTGCAAATCAGGCCACAAATACTTTTGGAAGTAACCAACAAAGTAGTACAGGTGGAGGCCTTTTCGGTAATAAGCCTGCTCTTGGCAGCCTAGGAAGTTCAAGCACTACCGCTTCAGGAACTACAGCTACTGGAACAGGTTTATTTGGGCAACAAACAGCACAACCTCAACAATCCACCATTGGAGGTGGGTTATTTGGAAACAAGCCAACTACCACAACGGGAGGTCTTTTCGGCAACAGTGCACAAAACAATAGTACCACAAGTGGGGGTTTATTTGGTAATAAAGTAGGATCCACTGGCTCACTGATGGGCGGCAATAGCACTCAAAACACATCTAACATGAATGCAGGCGGACTTTTTGGTGCAAAGCCTCAGAATACTACAGCGACTACGGGAGGCCTATTTGGCAGTAAGCCACAAGGATCAACAACTAATGGTGGCCTGTTTGGAAGCGGCACCCAGAATAACAATACCCTTGGGGGAGGTGGCCTTTTTGGCCAATCCCAGCAGCCTCAAACAAACACTGCGCCCGGACTTGGAAACACGGTATCCACACAACCATCATTTGCTTGGTCTAAGCCTTCAACTGGATCTAATTtacagcagcagcagcagcagcaaatTCAAGTACCGTTGCAACAAACGCAAGCAATTGctcaacaacagcagctGTCTAATTATCCGCAGCAAATTCAAGAACAGGTGTTGAAATGTAAAGAATCGTGGGATCCAAACACaacgaaaacaaaactCAGGGCTTTCGTGTACAATAAAGTGAACGAAACGGAAGCCATTTTATATACAAAACCAGGACATGTACTTCAAGAAGAGTGGGATCAGGcaatggaaaagaaaccTTCCCCTCAGACAATTCCCATTCAAATATATGGATTTGAGGGTTTGAATCAACGTAATCAAGTACAGACTGAAAATGTAGCCCAAGCTAGAATAATTTTGAACCATATTTTAGAGAAATCCACACAATTGCAACAAAAGCATGAATTGGACACTGCGTCCAGAATTTTGAAGGCACAATCAAGGAAtgttgaaattgaaaaaagaatcttAAAATTGGGCACACAATTGGCAACCCTGAAAAATAGAGGACTGCCATTGGGTATTGCAGAAGAGAAAATGTGGTCGCAATTCCAAACTTTACTACAGCGGAGCGAAGATCCTGCAGGTTTAGGTAAGACTAACGAACTTTGGGCACGTTTGGCTATCTTAAAAGAACGTGCTAAAAACATTTCTAGTCAATTAGATAGTAAATTAATGGTTTTCAACGACGATACAAAAAACCAAGACAGCATGTCCAAAGGCACCGGTGAAGAATCTAATGATCGTATTAATAAGATAGTGGAAATTCTGACGAATCAACAACGCGGTATAACATATTTAAATGAGGTTTTAGAGAAAGATGCTgcaattgtaaaaaaatataaaaataaaacgtAA
- the COG2 gene encoding Golgi transport complex subunit COG2 (Essential component of the conserved oligomeric Golgi complex; a cytosolic tethering complex that functions in protein trafficking to mediate fusion of transport vesicles to Golgi compartments; the components of the Golgi complex are Gog1p through Cog8p), whose product MDFLNDDELDLDLPVTAEISKELFATEIEKYRESETNGTDVDNFDVDRFLVQKNFHYLPLDSLIRDLSGLSQKMVQTLLEQIRSNYDDYLTFSNTYTDEENETLINLEKTQSDLQKFMTQLDHLIKDDISNTQEIIKDVLEYLKKLDEIYGSLRNHSQLTEALSLGKRLSKSLHEMCGIEPLEEEICSGLIEQLYKLITASRRILESCADSNSPYIHHLRNDYQDLLQEFQISLKILTEKCLENPSSLQNLSLTLVSIIKTA is encoded by the coding sequence ATGGACTTTTtgaatgatgatgaactaGACTTAGATTTACCGGTAACCGCAGAAATATCGAAAGAGTTATTCGCAACAGAAATAGAGAAGTATCGTGAATCCGAGACTAATGGGACCGATGTTGATAACTTTGATGTCGACAGATTCCTAGTGcagaaaaatttccatTACCTTCCTCTCGATTCCCTTATTAGAGATTTGTCTGGACTTTCACAAAAAATGGTACAAACATTATTAGAACAAATAAGAAGTAACTACGACGACTATCTGACTTTTTCCAATACCTATacagatgaagaaaatgaaactCTAATAAATTTAGAGAAAACACAAAGtgatcttcaaaaatttatgACTCAATTAGATCATTTGATAAAGGATGACATCAGCAATACACAAGAAATTATAAAGGATGTCCTGGAATACCTAAAGAAGTTAGATGAGATTTACGGCTCTCTGCGTAACCATTCACAATTGACAGAAGCGCTCTCACTTGGAAAGAGATTGAGTAAATCTCTCCATGAAATGTGCGGTATAGAACCattagaagaagaaatttgcTCTGGCCTGATTGAGCAGTTGTATAAGTTGATTACGGCATCTCGTCGAATATTGGAGTCTTGTGCTGATTCCAATTCACCATATATTCATCATCTGCGCAATGACTATCAAGACCTTCTGcaagaatttcaaatctCACTGAAAATCTTGACCGAAAAGTGTCTTGAAAACCCATCAAGCCTGCAAAACCTATCTTTGACATTAGTCTCCATTATAAAAACGGCATAG